A DNA window from Mesorhizobium sp. C432A contains the following coding sequences:
- a CDS encoding Pls/PosA family non-ribosomal peptide synthetase, with protein sequence MDMDYDIAGLDSDAATPIGGLPGIDALARIARGPARNGQVLTGADFARQPGKRLDAVFEQLAVTFAALPAVISDGRVWTYQELNSRANQCARMLIKHGVRPGHRVGLILDRSAETYVALLAVMKAGAAFVPLATAFPQERMALIIEDAGVSMIVTIAAYASRAGQLPVPHVLIDSAAADISTQSPAPLKPQAADDICYILYTSGTTGKPKGVVITHQSFVNFIHVAAASYGYRPGDRVYQGMTIAFDFSSEEIWVPFVAGATVVPAPGQMPLVGEELADFLRLHDITCMACSPTLLSSMTSDVPSLRTLLVGGEACPHNLVVRWSKPGRQILNTYGPTEATVTATMGALTPDRPVTIGAPLPTYSIVILDASLPQLAEPGELGEIGIAGIGLAVGYLNRPDLTDQKFIADFVGLPNNPSQRIYRTGDLGRINDSGEIEYAGRIDTQVKIRGYRIELGEIEAVLLDQPEIAQAAVTTWEIEPGRVELVAYYALKTGVAAISRGDLAQTMKRRLPDYMVPAYLEELPAIPMTVSNKVDLRQLPKPTSVRLSADRTMVPPGNEDERFLAEALATVLKFDAVSVEDHFFDDLGANSLLMAHFCARVRTRKEWATTSMRDIYLYPTVARLALHLGVAEEMTTATNEPVLTRRASNFAYWTCGAAQLSFYGLYSYVALWAINDGLNWMYDALDDPLQLYIRCVALSAAVFFGMSGFAVLAKWVLIGRWKAEAFPIWGVRYFRFWVVKTLIRTAPVVLFRGSPLYSLYLQLLGTKLGKNAVIESKSVPVCTDLISIGANTILRKESMILGFRAQSGYIHTGPLTIGRDAFVGVGSTLDIDTRIGNGAQLGHSSSLHRGQSIPDGEHWHGSPAVPTTADYCKVRNVNPYQVRRFLYEALQLIGLFGLVTPLPLLFHSYWEYVGDDYQETIGLVAIGTTVTLFGYIAAAFLAATLVPRLTSLILKPGRTYTLYGFRYWLQTVAEFASNSRVLGLLAGDSSAIVHYMRAIGWNLNRVVQTGSNFGSNQQHENPLLCEIGTETMVSDGLFMINMHKSASAFRLEPTRIGERNYLGNNIYYPPDGRTGDNVLLGTKVMIPIDGPVRENVGLLGSPAFEIPRMVNRDKELIAGVDEADRRRRIPHKNRHNLVTILLFLATQWVMLFVTLAIWDRALNYYTEWAEVALFAAVLLTSAITIPFYILVERASLGFGRLKPQMTTIYDVTFWRHERHWKLADSPIVRLFAGTPFRPMILRLLGVKVGRRVYDGGSNLTERSLVEIGDDVTLNEGCVIQAHSLEEGAFKSDFIRIGKGCTLGPSAFVHYGVVMGEGSMVDADSFVMKGEELEPNSIWRGNPAKLHRFVTPVPEDSVKATA encoded by the coding sequence ATGGACATGGACTACGATATCGCCGGGCTGGACAGCGACGCGGCAACACCGATCGGCGGCCTGCCAGGCATCGATGCGCTGGCACGGATCGCTCGCGGCCCGGCAAGGAACGGCCAGGTCCTGACGGGCGCCGACTTTGCCCGGCAGCCGGGTAAGCGGCTCGATGCGGTCTTCGAGCAGCTCGCCGTCACCTTCGCCGCGTTGCCGGCGGTGATCTCCGACGGGCGCGTCTGGACGTATCAGGAGCTGAACAGCCGTGCCAACCAGTGCGCCCGCATGCTGATCAAGCACGGCGTGCGGCCGGGCCACCGGGTCGGGCTCATTCTCGACCGGTCGGCGGAGACCTATGTGGCGTTGCTGGCGGTGATGAAGGCGGGGGCTGCCTTCGTGCCGCTGGCCACCGCGTTTCCGCAGGAGCGGATGGCGCTGATCATCGAAGACGCCGGCGTCAGCATGATCGTCACCATCGCCGCCTATGCGTCGCGCGCCGGTCAACTGCCCGTTCCCCATGTACTGATCGACAGCGCCGCCGCCGACATCTCCACACAGTCGCCCGCGCCGCTGAAGCCGCAGGCGGCCGACGACATTTGCTACATCCTCTATACCTCGGGCACCACTGGCAAGCCCAAGGGCGTGGTCATCACGCACCAGAGCTTCGTCAATTTCATACACGTCGCGGCCGCCTCCTACGGCTACCGGCCGGGCGACCGGGTGTATCAGGGCATGACCATTGCCTTCGACTTTTCCTCCGAAGAGATCTGGGTGCCGTTCGTCGCCGGCGCGACGGTGGTGCCGGCACCTGGCCAGATGCCGCTGGTGGGCGAGGAACTGGCGGATTTCCTGCGCCTCCATGACATCACCTGCATGGCCTGCAGCCCGACATTGTTGTCATCGATGACATCGGACGTTCCCAGCCTGCGCACGCTTTTGGTGGGCGGCGAGGCCTGCCCGCACAATCTGGTGGTGCGCTGGTCGAAGCCGGGCCGGCAGATCCTCAACACCTACGGGCCGACCGAGGCGACCGTCACCGCAACGATGGGGGCGCTGACGCCGGACCGTCCCGTCACAATCGGCGCGCCGTTGCCGACTTACTCGATCGTCATTCTCGACGCTTCGCTGCCGCAACTTGCCGAGCCCGGTGAACTGGGCGAGATCGGCATTGCCGGCATCGGGCTCGCCGTCGGTTATCTGAACCGGCCGGACCTGACCGACCAGAAATTCATCGCCGATTTCGTCGGCCTGCCGAACAACCCGTCGCAGCGCATCTACCGCACCGGCGATCTTGGCCGGATCAACGATAGCGGCGAGATCGAGTATGCCGGGCGCATCGACACGCAGGTGAAGATTCGCGGATATCGCATCGAACTCGGCGAGATCGAGGCGGTGCTGCTCGACCAGCCCGAGATCGCCCAGGCCGCCGTCACCACCTGGGAGATCGAACCCGGCCGCGTCGAACTGGTTGCCTATTACGCGCTTAAAACCGGCGTAGCGGCGATTTCCCGAGGGGATCTCGCCCAGACGATGAAGCGGCGGCTGCCGGACTATATGGTGCCCGCCTATCTGGAGGAGCTGCCCGCCATCCCGATGACCGTCTCCAACAAGGTAGACCTGCGCCAACTGCCGAAGCCGACGAGCGTCCGGCTTTCGGCCGATCGCACAATGGTGCCGCCCGGCAATGAGGACGAGCGATTCCTGGCGGAAGCGCTGGCCACGGTGCTGAAATTCGACGCGGTGTCGGTCGAGGATCACTTCTTCGACGATCTCGGCGCCAACTCCTTGCTGATGGCGCATTTCTGCGCGCGCGTGCGCACCAGGAAGGAATGGGCGACGACGTCGATGCGCGACATCTATCTCTATCCCACAGTGGCGCGCCTGGCGCTGCATCTAGGGGTAGCGGAGGAGATGACGACGGCAACCAACGAGCCGGTCCTCACCCGCCGGGCCTCGAATTTCGCCTACTGGACCTGCGGCGCGGCGCAGCTTTCGTTCTACGGCCTCTACAGCTACGTGGCGCTCTGGGCGATCAATGACGGCCTCAACTGGATGTATGACGCGCTCGACGATCCGCTGCAGCTCTATATCCGGTGCGTGGCGCTCTCGGCCGCCGTGTTCTTCGGCATGTCGGGCTTTGCCGTCCTTGCGAAATGGGTGCTCATCGGCCGGTGGAAGGCCGAGGCGTTTCCGATCTGGGGCGTGCGCTACTTCCGCTTCTGGGTGGTCAAGACATTGATCCGCACCGCGCCCGTCGTGCTGTTCCGCGGCAGCCCGCTCTACAGCCTCTATCTGCAGCTGCTCGGCACCAAGCTCGGGAAAAACGCCGTCATCGAATCGAAATCCGTGCCCGTCTGCACGGATCTTATTTCCATCGGCGCCAACACCATCCTGCGCAAGGAATCGATGATCCTCGGCTTCAGGGCCCAGTCCGGTTATATCCACACCGGGCCGCTGACCATCGGCCGCGATGCCTTCGTCGGCGTCGGCTCCACGCTCGATATCGACACCAGGATCGGCAACGGCGCCCAGCTCGGCCATTCGTCCTCGCTGCATCGCGGGCAAAGCATCCCGGACGGCGAGCACTGGCATGGATCGCCGGCAGTGCCGACCACGGCGGACTATTGCAAGGTGCGCAATGTCAATCCTTACCAGGTCCGGCGCTTCCTCTATGAAGCGCTGCAGCTGATCGGCCTGTTTGGCCTCGTCACCCCGCTGCCGCTCCTGTTCCACAGCTACTGGGAATATGTCGGCGACGACTATCAGGAGACGATCGGCCTTGTCGCAATCGGCACCACGGTCACGCTTTTCGGCTATATCGCGGCGGCTTTCCTGGCAGCGACGCTGGTGCCGCGCCTGACCAGCCTCATCTTGAAGCCGGGCCGCACCTACACGCTTTACGGTTTCCGCTACTGGCTGCAGACCGTCGCCGAATTCGCCAGCAATTCCCGCGTGCTCGGGCTCCTGGCCGGCGACAGCTCGGCCATCGTGCACTACATGCGCGCCATCGGCTGGAACCTCAACAGAGTGGTGCAGACCGGCTCCAATTTCGGCTCCAACCAGCAGCACGAAAATCCGCTTCTGTGCGAGATCGGCACCGAGACCATGGTCTCGGACGGGCTGTTCATGATCAACATGCACAAGTCCGCCTCGGCCTTCAGGCTCGAGCCGACGCGCATCGGCGAACGCAACTATCTCGGCAACAACATCTATTATCCCCCGGACGGCCGCACCGGCGACAACGTGCTGCTCGGCACCAAGGTGATGATCCCCATCGATGGGCCGGTGCGCGAGAATGTCGGCCTTCTCGGTTCGCCTGCGTTTGAAATCCCGCGCATGGTGAACCGCGACAAGGAGCTTATCGCCGGCGTCGACGAGGCCGACCGGCGCCGGCGCATCCCGCACAAGAACCGCCACAACCTGGTGACCATTCTTCTGTTCCTGGCAACGCAATGGGTCATGCTGTTCGTCACGCTGGCGATCTGGGACCGGGCGCTGAACTACTATACGGAATGGGCGGAGGTCGCCCTGTTCGCCGCCGTGCTTTTGACCTCGGCGATCACCATTCCGTTCTACATTCTGGTCGAGCGGGCAAGCCTTGGCTTTGGCCGGTTAAAGCCGCAGATGACGACGATCTACGACGTCACCTTCTGGCGCCACGAACGCCACTGGAAGCTGGCGGATTCGCCGATCGTGCGCCTGTTCGCCGGCACGCCGTTCCGGCCGATGATCCTGCGCCTGCTCGGCGTCAAGGTCGGCAGGCGGGTCTATGATGGCGGCAGCAACCTGACCGAGCGTTCGCTGGTCGAGATCGGCGACGACGTCACGCTAAACGAAGGCTGCGTCATCCAGGCCCATTCGCTGGAAGAAGGTGCGTTCAAGTCCGATTTCATCCGTATCGGCAAGGGCTGCACGCTCGGACCGTCCGCCTTTGTCCACTACGGCGTGGTGATGGGTGAAGGGTCGATGGTCGATGCGGACTCCTTCGTGATGAAGGGCGAAGAGCTGGAGCCCAACTCGATCTGGCGGGGCAACCCGGCCAAGCTGCATCGCTTCGTCACGCCGGTGCCGGAGGATAGCGTCAAGGCAACGGCTTGA
- a CDS encoding 4'-phosphopantetheinyl transferase superfamily protein, which yields MTRRLDAGASLSAQLLAAMAAMAPAGVRIGCRTIREGDENHLLPQEARSIPSRLPLMRRASGAARWIAHELLADMGLNDVAILRGSSGAPVWPHGVTGSLAHDDEIAVAAVAPLSHVASLGIDIEPALPLPDDIFALVAVPADRIDATDLCLAGRILFAAKEAVYKAAYPLDGEVLGYEDITVDLDASDAVTKTGRRARLVYCVAPCVVVLAFVDGVRSAPL from the coding sequence ATGACGCGCCGGCTCGATGCCGGTGCCAGCCTGTCGGCGCAGTTGCTGGCGGCGATGGCCGCCATGGCACCGGCCGGCGTTCGGATCGGATGCCGCACGATCCGCGAAGGCGATGAGAACCATTTGCTGCCGCAGGAAGCACGCTCCATCCCGTCACGCCTGCCGCTGATGCGGCGGGCGAGTGGCGCGGCGCGGTGGATCGCGCACGAGCTGCTGGCGGATATGGGCTTGAACGACGTCGCTATCCTCCGCGGCTCCTCCGGCGCACCGGTATGGCCTCATGGAGTAACGGGGTCGCTGGCTCACGACGACGAGATAGCCGTGGCGGCCGTCGCGCCGCTCTCCCACGTCGCCTCGCTCGGCATCGATATCGAGCCCGCTTTGCCCCTGCCCGACGACATCTTCGCGCTGGTTGCAGTCCCCGCTGACCGGATCGACGCAACCGACTTGTGTCTTGCCGGTCGCATCCTTTTTGCCGCCAAGGAAGCTGTCTACAAGGCCGCCTACCCGCTTGATGGCGAAGTGCTGGGCTATGAGGACATCACCGTCGATCTCGACGCAAGCGACGCTGTGACGAAGACGGGCCGCAGAGCGAGACTGGTTTACTGCGTTGCTCCGTGTGTGGTCGTTCTGGCGTTTGTCGATGGTGTCCGAAGCGCCCCCCTTTAA
- a CDS encoding dihydrofolate reductase family protein: MRNLIITEFISIDGIAEVEKLPSVTWNDEMQRFKEDELADSGAMLLGRTTYEIFAGSWPKETGDFADRFNALPKYVASTSPKALDWKPAELLKGVLPEAVRALKQGSGGNIYVHGSLSVARELLRHGLVDRVRLLSYPGSVGEGKKLFPPDMPVALEPISTVQFSNGVVALEYAAGRV; encoded by the coding sequence ATGAGAAACCTTATTATCACCGAGTTCATCAGCATCGATGGCATCGCCGAGGTCGAGAAGCTGCCCAGCGTGACCTGGAACGATGAGATGCAAAGGTTCAAGGAGGACGAGCTTGCCGACAGCGGGGCCATGCTTCTGGGGCGCACGACCTACGAGATTTTTGCCGGCTCTTGGCCCAAGGAAACCGGAGACTTCGCCGACCGGTTCAATGCGCTGCCGAAATATGTCGCGTCGACAAGCCCGAAGGCACTCGACTGGAAACCGGCCGAGTTGCTGAAGGGTGTGTTGCCGGAAGCGGTTCGGGCGCTGAAGCAAGGCAGCGGCGGCAACATCTATGTGCATGGCAGCCTGAGCGTCGCGCGGGAATTGCTGCGCCATGGTCTGGTCGATCGCGTCAGGCTGCTGAGCTACCCTGGCTCCGTCGGGGAGGGCAAGAAGCTGTTCCCGCCCGATATGCCGGTGGCGTTGGAGCCGATCTCGACCGTACAGTTCAGCAATGGCGTGGTGGCGCTGGAATATGCGGCTGGGAGGGTGTGA
- a CDS encoding lipocalin-like domain-containing protein has product MTMRLKIAALALALSVATPAFSQESAIIGAWRMISLEAGAEGNLKPVPYSGQVIFTGAGTLSVQAQNPDAKAPDTPYTANGYEAYYGPVAINDQDKTFVITIESSLVRDLVGKSMKRKFEVSDNKLVLTPDNPAEGWRVTYERY; this is encoded by the coding sequence ATGACGATGAGATTGAAGATTGCCGCCCTTGCGCTTGCGCTTTCGGTCGCCACGCCGGCTTTCTCGCAAGAATCCGCGATCATCGGCGCATGGCGCATGATTTCGCTCGAGGCCGGCGCCGAGGGAAACCTGAAGCCCGTGCCATATTCCGGCCAGGTCATCTTCACCGGGGCCGGCACCCTCTCTGTGCAGGCGCAGAACCCCGACGCCAAGGCGCCGGACACGCCTTACACGGCGAATGGCTACGAAGCCTATTACGGGCCGGTCGCCATCAACGACCAGGACAAGACCTTCGTCATCACCATCGAGTCCTCCCTGGTCCGCGACCTCGTCGGCAAGAGCATGAAACGCAAATTCGAGGTCTCGGACAACAAACTGGTCCTCACGCCTGACAACCCGGCCGAAGGCTGGCGCGTGACCTACGAACGCTACTGA
- a CDS encoding patatin-like phospholipase family protein, with protein sequence MTGPTFGIAFGGGGARGLAHIHIVEALDELGIKPVAIAGSSIGAIMGAGMASGMSGKDIEDYARSILGRRAEVAARMWRSRPGTIAEAMQGGIRVSQFNIERILKAFLPEAIPETFAELMIPLKVTATDYFGHKLAVFDEGDLHSALAASAAIPAVFRPVTRDDRVLIDGGIYNPVPFDLIEDAADIIIAIDVVGAPSEAERKHPTTVDLMYGATQLMMQSIIAHKLNQRPPDILIRPPVSKYRVLDFMKIDTLLAETQEVKDELKREVERVVEAHAKGKRGKKAG encoded by the coding sequence ATGACAGGTCCGACTTTCGGTATCGCCTTTGGCGGCGGCGGCGCGCGCGGCCTCGCCCATATCCACATCGTCGAGGCGCTGGACGAGCTCGGCATCAAGCCCGTGGCCATCGCCGGCTCCTCGATCGGCGCCATCATGGGCGCCGGCATGGCCTCGGGCATGAGCGGAAAGGACATCGAGGACTACGCCCGCTCGATCCTCGGCCGCCGCGCCGAGGTGGCGGCGCGCATGTGGCGCTCGCGTCCCGGCACCATCGCCGAGGCGATGCAGGGCGGCATCCGCGTCAGCCAGTTCAACATAGAGCGCATCTTGAAGGCGTTCCTGCCGGAAGCCATCCCGGAAACCTTCGCCGAGCTGATGATCCCGCTCAAGGTGACGGCGACGGACTATTTCGGTCACAAGCTGGCCGTCTTCGACGAGGGCGACCTGCATTCGGCGCTCGCCGCCTCGGCTGCCATTCCCGCCGTGTTCCGCCCGGTGACGCGCGACGACCGCGTGCTGATCGACGGCGGCATCTACAATCCGGTGCCGTTCGACCTCATCGAAGACGCCGCCGACATCATCATCGCGATCGACGTCGTCGGTGCGCCGAGCGAGGCCGAGCGCAAGCACCCGACCACCGTCGATCTGATGTACGGCGCCACGCAATTGATGATGCAGTCGATCATCGCCCACAAGCTGAACCAGCGCCCCCCCGACATACTGATCCGCCCGCCAGTGTCAAAATACCGCGTGCTCGATTTCATGAAGATCGACACGCTGCTGGCCGAGACGCAGGAGGTCAAGGACGAACTGAAGCGCGAGGTGGAAAGAGTGGTCGAGGCGCATGCCAAGGGCAAGCGGGGGAAGAAAGCAGGGTGA
- a CDS encoding GNAT family N-acetyltransferase, with amino-acid sequence MSADIRLVSVTGANRALVAALELAADQMDFVASNAESLDEAESDGDARPRVVMAGDRVVGFLMYEAPQDDDEARIYRFMIDRVHQGQGYGKAALREVLDEIMRLGHISHVSICYEPGNEAARRLYRAAGFVEEGPDEDGEMIADLALRREQP; translated from the coding sequence ATGAGCGCAGACATCCGCCTCGTTTCGGTGACCGGGGCCAACCGGGCCCTGGTCGCGGCTCTGGAACTGGCTGCGGATCAGATGGATTTCGTCGCCAGCAATGCGGAGTCGCTGGACGAAGCCGAAAGCGACGGGGACGCTCGGCCGCGCGTCGTCATGGCAGGGGATCGCGTCGTCGGTTTCCTGATGTACGAGGCGCCGCAGGACGACGACGAGGCGCGGATCTACCGCTTCATGATCGATCGCGTCCATCAGGGCCAAGGCTACGGCAAGGCCGCTTTGCGCGAAGTGCTGGATGAAATCATGCGGCTCGGCCACATCAGCCACGTTTCGATCTGCTACGAACCTGGGAATGAAGCGGCACGCCGCCTCTATCGCGCTGCCGGTTTCGTCGAAGAAGGGCCCGACGAGGACGGGGAAATGATCGCCGACCTCGCTCTGCGGCGCGAACAGCCATGA
- a CDS encoding arabinose transporter, producing MARIPDRDGVMAELVPIMAAVFAGFLLIGLALPVLPLHLHQQLGFGPFAVGLVTGSQFVASMLSRIGAGNYADGRGGKRAVVVGLVAAALAGLFYLGSLALLDRPVASASALFAGRAVLGASESFIITGGVAWGLSVAGGQNSGKVIAWVGTAMFAALALGAPVGSALYAASGFTAIALATILLPLATLLAILPMRGTGAAAGSVPQSWRSVAKAVWLPGVGAAFSSLGYGAILGFGALLFAERGWQPVWLPFTAYAASLIVARLCFGHLPDRLGGARVAVIFVVVEAAGLMLIWLATGPVVAAIGAGLTGLGYSLVYPGLGAEAVSRLPSRSRGLAMGLYTVFLDVALGFGSPALGLVAASTGLQFVFFAVAAATLPALGIALLLGRRSAPL from the coding sequence ATGGCGCGGATTCCAGACCGAGATGGCGTCATGGCGGAGCTGGTGCCGATCATGGCGGCCGTCTTCGCCGGCTTCCTGCTGATCGGCCTGGCGCTACCCGTCCTGCCGCTGCATCTTCACCAGCAGCTCGGCTTCGGCCCCTTCGCAGTCGGGCTAGTGACGGGCAGCCAGTTCGTCGCCTCGATGCTGTCGCGCATCGGGGCTGGCAACTATGCCGATGGGCGCGGCGGCAAGCGCGCCGTCGTCGTCGGCCTCGTTGCCGCTGCCCTTGCCGGGCTATTTTACCTCGGCTCGCTGGCATTGCTCGACCGGCCGGTAGCGTCCGCATCGGCGCTGTTCGCCGGACGGGCGGTGCTGGGCGCGTCCGAGAGCTTCATCATCACCGGCGGCGTCGCCTGGGGCCTCTCCGTTGCGGGCGGACAGAACTCCGGAAAAGTCATAGCATGGGTGGGCACGGCGATGTTTGCGGCGCTCGCGCTGGGGGCGCCGGTCGGATCTGCGCTTTATGCGGCGAGCGGTTTCACCGCGATCGCGCTCGCGACGATCCTCCTGCCGCTGGCGACGCTGCTTGCCATCCTGCCGATGCGCGGCACCGGCGCCGCCGCGGGCAGCGTGCCGCAGTCATGGAGGAGCGTGGCGAAAGCGGTCTGGCTTCCTGGCGTCGGAGCTGCTTTCAGCAGCCTCGGCTATGGTGCTATTCTGGGCTTCGGCGCCCTGCTCTTCGCCGAGCGGGGCTGGCAGCCGGTATGGCTTCCGTTCACGGCCTATGCCGCGTCGCTGATCGTGGCAAGGCTGTGCTTCGGCCACCTGCCCGACAGGCTTGGGGGCGCACGCGTCGCTGTGATCTTCGTTGTGGTCGAGGCGGCAGGGCTGATGCTGATCTGGCTTGCGACCGGGCCTGTTGTCGCCGCGATCGGAGCGGGCCTGACTGGCCTCGGCTACTCGCTGGTCTATCCCGGCCTCGGCGCCGAGGCCGTAAGCCGTCTTCCGTCGCGCAGCCGCGGCCTGGCCATGGGACTCTACACCGTCTTCCTCGACGTGGCGCTCGGCTTCGGCAGTCCGGCGCTCGGCCTGGTCGCTGCGTCGACCGGGCTGCAATTCGTCTTCTTCGCCGTCGCGGCGGCGACGCTTCCGGCGTTGGGCATCGCTCTGCTGCTGGGTCGCCGTAGCGCTCCATTATAG